Proteins from a single region of Terriglobales bacterium:
- a CDS encoding STAS domain-containing protein: MALKLSTRTAGNVTIVYCNGRIVFGDETAMLRDKIKGLLSETRQIVLNLGGVSYIDSGGLGTLVGLYTSARGAGGDIKLANLTKRVDDQLQITKLVTIFEVYDGEDNAVAAFQKSASA, from the coding sequence ATGGCTCTGAAGCTGTCGACCCGCACCGCGGGCAATGTCACCATCGTGTACTGCAATGGGCGGATCGTCTTCGGAGACGAGACCGCCATGCTGCGCGACAAGATCAAGGGCTTGCTCTCGGAGACCCGGCAGATCGTCCTCAACCTGGGCGGGGTGAGCTACATCGACAGCGGCGGCCTGGGCACGCTGGTGGGCCTGTACACCTCCGCGCGCGGGGCCGGCGGCGACATCAAGCTGGCCAACCTCACCAAGCGCGTGGACGACCAGCTGCAGATCACCAAGCTGGTCACCATCTTCGAGGTGTACGACGGCGAGGACAACGCCGTCGCCGCCTTCCAGAAGAGCGCCTCGGCCTGA